A single region of the Schizosaccharomyces osmophilus chromosome 3, complete sequence genome encodes:
- the nup97 gene encoding nucleoporin Nic96-like protein — MTVEPKRVQKPTCSLPLLDTKSRKLVGELLQPSLPFIQLNLGQLEQRAIQSHNHIPPSKDGNTKAHYLLAGSGINAERTWKKIESLSLHAKPPTTLELSFTDVDMFLKYQREKNVLYSLEALIQDAQSQFDKYLELEWQGKKSGVREFPESSTSQEKKLATVTQNNARSRVFAASLKTCYSDVSQSSPGSNYVSSFCQVAKELSKDTKSLLLYETWNLLRSFISYDGSSDPLLGSKSQLFPFYEDSLSKVRLNQRIIDCSRRFLEKQFFDVVNKEIANNPQAASIGGVPSVVNKIRAYINIRFSKNGVWTNSNIEFLGDLPVWAFIFYLLRAGYLDEAVAYAEQNHNFFEERQATDFPTYLKAYLKAPNSIIPKELRNKLFSEFNQTLRFQEDYDPFKYAVYKIIGRCELSKTSCPSVCFVTEDYIWLQLSLAREFTETNISAHECFSLQDVQKLVVSYGPDYFTKQGSYPVMYFFLLMLCGLYEHAIEFLYSYYPTDAVHFAITCAHHGLLHTASPKSSPPLDTLLVNDTAGQPSLRYEAMLMSYVKGMQENDAVTSACYLASMCEVTEYAPVCHEALKDLILSTRDYVHLVGDIRADGERISGFLESRYSILKLSSQEEFLTKITFHSAKIADDQGLWSDSVLLYHLAEAYDVVISVVNRCLGSALLGFMDQGVFPEKLISLVKNMMNVYGKNPSIYSKINYKNRETTDLLLLTVEAFHAYVNKDYEQVLAALQQIEILPLDTECDSHVVRKLAAEFRFLNDSLLHNIPGIILVAMKSINELYKKQKSSAYNNDSIANTKLQFYRMKARKIVMYSSLIDFRMPSHILEQLNRCEIEMT; from the exons ATGACTGTAGAACCAAAGAGGGTTCAAAAACCGACTTGTTCGCTGCCTTTATTGGACACGAAATCTAGGAAACTTGTTGGCGAGCTGTTACAGCCGTCTTTGCCTTTTATTCAGTTAAACTTGGGCCAACTTGAGCAGCGTGCGATTCAGTCACATAATCATATTCCACCAAGCAAAGATGGAAATACGAAAGC ACATTACTTGCTCGCGGGAAGTGGAATAAATGCTGAGAGAACatggaagaaaattgaGTCACTATCGCTTCATGCAAAACCTCCTACAACTCTTgaactttcttttacagACGTGGatatgtttttgaaataccaaagagagaaaaatgTGCTATATTCGCTTGAAGCCCTTATTCAGGATGCCCAGTCTCAGTTTGACAAGTATCTGGAGCTTGAGTGGCAGGGAAAGAAGTCAGGTGTAAGGGAATTTCCGGAATCATCTACTTCTCAAGAGAAAAAGCTGGCAACAGTAACCCAAAACAATGCTCGCAGCCGGGTATTTGCTGCTTCATTAAAGACGTGTTACTCCGATGTTTCTCAGTCTTCACCTGGCTCAAATTATGTTTCATCTTTCTGCCAAGTCGCAAAGGAATTGTCAAAAGATACGAAGTCACTTCTTTTGTATGAAACTTGGAATTTATTACgttctttcatttcttatGATGGTTCTTCAGATCCATTACTCGGATCCAAATCCCAGTTGTTTCCTTTCTACGAAGATAGCCTTTCTAAAGTACGTCTAAATCAAAGAATTATTGACTGCTCTAGACGTTTCttggaaaagcaattctttgatgttgttaataaagaaatcGCAAACAACCCTCAAGCTGCTTCCATTGGTGGCGTACCCTCTgttgtaaataaaattcgTGCATATATTAATATTCgattctcaaaaaatggTGTTTGGACGAATTCgaatattgaatttttaggGGACTTACCGGTTTGGGCATTCATCTTCTATCTGCTGCGTGCGGGCTACCTGGATGAAGCCGTCGCATATGCTGAACAAAATCAcaacttttttgaagagagACAAGCCACCGATTTCCCTACTTACTTGAAGGCTTATTTGAAGGCTCCAAACTCGATAATTCCCAAAGAATTGCGaaacaaacttttctcTGAATTCAATCAGACGCTCCGTTTCCAAGAAGACTATGATCCTTTCAAATATGCCGTGTATAAAATAATTGGCCGCTGTGAGCTTTCCAAAACATCTTGTCCctctgtttgttttgtgaCTGAAGACTATATTTGGTTACAGCTTTCCCTTGCACGAGAATTTACTGAAACGAACATATCTGCTCATGAATGCTTTTCCCTGCAAGATGTTCAAAAATTGGTGGTGTCATACGGCCCTGATTATTTTACTAAGCAAGGCTCTTATCCTGttatgtattttttccttttaatgTTATGTGGTCTTTATGAGCATGCTATCGAATTTTTATATAGTTATTATCCTACAGACGCTGTTCATTTTGCTATCACATGTGCCCATCATGGTTTGCTGCACACCGCTTCTCCGAAATCTTCGCCTCCTCTTGATACTTTACTTGTAAATGATACTGCAGGTCAACCAAGCCTGCGATATGAAGCAATGTTGATGAGCTACGTTAAAGGCATGCAGGAAAATGATGCAGTTACTTCTGCTTGCTATTTAGCGAGTATGTGTGAAGTTACAGAATATGCCCCTGTCTGTCACGAAGCTTTGAAAGATCTAATCTTAAGTACCCGTGATTATGTTCATTTAGTTGGCGATATTCGTGCTGACGGCGAACGTATTTCCGGATTTTTGGAGAGTCGATACTCGATATTAAAGCTTTCATCTCAGGAAGAGTTTCTAACAAAGATAACTTTCCACTCTGCTAAAATTGCTGATGATCAAGGGCTATGGTCTGATTCAGTTTTGCTATATCATTTGGCTGAGGCTTATGATGTTGTTATCTCCGTTGTCAATCGATGCTTGGGTTCTGCATTGTTAGGATTTATGGATCAAGGCGTGTTCCCAGAAAAACTTATCTCATTAGTCAAAAATATGATGAATGTTTATGGAAAGAACCCTTCTATATACAGTAAGATTAATTACAAAAACAGAGAAACGACGGATTTGTTACTACTCACTGTGGAAGCTTTCCATGCttatgtaaacaaagattACGAACAAGTCTTGGCTGCCTTACAACAAATAGAGATATTGCCTCTGGATACAGAGTGTGATTCTCACGTGGTTCGTAAGTTGGCGGCTGAATTCCGTTTTCTTAATGACAGCCTGCTACACAATATACCGGGAATTATTTTGGTTGCTATGAAAAGTATCAATGAGCTTTATaaaaagcagaaatcaTCTGCTTACAACAACGATTCGATAGCAAACACGAAGCTACAGTTCTATCGTATGAAGGCACGGAAAATTGTAATGTACAGCTCATTAATAGACTTCCGTATGCCTTCACACATATTGGAGCAATTAAATCGTTGTGAAATTGAAATGACCTAG
- the cwf26 gene encoding complexed with Cdc5 protein Cwf26 encodes MSNADYIAKKYLKKDTGKKRKKSKSSDFVEIQDEDVAGWRNDDELAGYTEGATILQDQPTIVNDEHIKDLDENTIAQKAQDVAVPTASRWKPVGASEANQKTESSKESTDKGPGYGLVTGKQVSEEARRKREIEEQEKFAMPDEELRKSKETVYRDATGKRIDITLARQEARRKLVEQELEKRRQKENQVGEVQIQQRQEYLAELERQKNVPLSRYEDDPEYNQELKEKVRWNDPAAAFLTKRSTTTTKAYQGYAPPNRFNIRPGHRWDGIIRGNGFENRWFQRQNERKAREHEAQMWAVEDM; translated from the exons ATGTCGAACGCAGACTATATCGCGAAGaaatatttaaagaaagacacaggaaagaaaagaaaaaagtctaaatcttcagattttGTAGAAATTCAAGATGAAGATGTTGCTGGATGGAGAAATGACGATGAACTAGCAGGCTATACAGAAGGGGCTACTATATTACAGGATCAACCGACAATTGTTAACGATGAACATATAAAAGATTTAGATGAAAATACAATTGCCCAAAAAGCGCAAGATGTTGCGGTTCCAACAGCATCGCGTTGGAAACCAGTAGGTGCCAGCGAggcaaaccaaaaaacagagtcttcaaaagaatcaacGGACAAGGGTCCTGGGTATGGATTGGTGACAGGTAAACAAGTTTCAGAAGAAGCTAGGCGGAAGCGTGAAATTGAAGAGCAGGAGAAGTTCGCTATGCCAGACGAGGAATTAcgaaaaagtaaagaaacgGTTTATCGTGATGCTACAGGTAAACGTATAGATATTACTCTTGCACGTCAGGAGGCACGGAGGAAACTAGTAGAACaggaattggaaaaaaggCGCCAGAAGGAAAATCAAGTGGGTGAAGTACAAATTCAACAACGACAAGAGTATCTTGCAGAGCTGGAACGACAAAAGAATGTACCCCTCTCAAGGTATGAAGATGATCCGGAATATAACCAGGaacttaaagaaaaggttcGATGGAACGACCCTGCAGCAGCGTTTTTGACGAAGCGATCCACGACCACTACAAAAGCATATCAAGGATATGCTCCTCCAAACAGATTTAATATTCGCCCTGGCCATCGATGGGATGGTATCATTCGGGGGAATGGGTTTGAAAATCGTTGGTTTCAGCGACAGAATGAGCGGAAAGCTCGAGAACACGAAGCTCAAATGTGGGCAGTGGAAGA CATGTGA
- the tfg1 gene encoding transcription factor TFIIF complex alpha subunit Tfg1, producing MDLKDTKPFSNVKQEPTDVKEPKVEEKPAQDAATPQNQQKFLDFQLSWCPKNERKTTNHHLLKFHSNKTIDPLKTFVPPIKMQRRDPHASSSSNNEQQSAEPGTSSNMDASSIAPYGGAQNMKQNAFKRKTRQVVKVDPQVRRLQEEELSPWIMEDFEGKNTWVSTMEGGQSSAYVLFMFSENGFKVIPADRFYRFNQRSNFQTLSIDEAEAKMNKKTPIPRWFMKKDNNEEGGSSEGAASPMYHLKTVPNARTVSGPRTTGSDDELDFDEEFADDEEAPIVEGNEEDNKQLEEKMKKEMLTANLFGEAEEPNFEEEQERQISHEGKKLQRYLKLLEKNLAYESDEEDENPYASPNEASSEEEVLKEEEELQKREEKVKSRFSASKATTPKPTGTPSANLSPQHPVSQLSSPSQSFVQSKPSEPIVKGPGYVVFRISSEKLSQFASDFPPLHPKIVATPSSEAIVGADGGANVNTDDSNLITDAEVIQALKSGPITIKDLIHLFHAKFKADTRNRTVIQKVIRKVARFENKLLVLK from the exons ATGGACCTGAAAGATACCAAACCCTTTTCGAATGTTAAGCAGGAACCTACAGATGTGAAAGAACCCAAAGTAGAAGAGAAACCTGCTCAAGATGCAGCTACTCCacaaaatcaacaaaagtttttggatttccaaCTTTCCTGGTGTcctaaaaatgaaagaaaaactacaAACCAccatttattaaaattccATTCCAATAAAACCATTGATCCTCTGAAAACATTCGTGCCACCCATCAAGATGCAAAGAAGAGATCCCCATgcctcttcttcatcaaacaATGAACAGCAATCTGCCGAGCCTGGTACTTCTAGTAACATGGATGCATCTTCTATTGCTCCTTACGGAGGAGCTCAAAACATGAAGCAGAATGCTTTCAAACGAAAGACCCGCCAAGTTGTCAAGGTGGATCCACAAGTCCGCAGACTTCAAGAGGAAGAATTGTCGCCGTGGATTATGGAAgactttgaaggaaaaaacacATGGGTTAGCACTATGGAGGGAGGTCAATCCTCTGCTTATGTCttatttatgttttct GAGAATGGATTTAAGGTCATTCCAGCTGATCGTTTCTATCGGTTCAATCAGCGTAGTAACTTTCAGACCCTCTCTATAGATGAAGCAGAGGCCAAG atgaacaaaaagacaCCCATTCCTCGCTggtttatgaaaaaggataatAATGAAGAAGGGGGGTCTTCGGAGGGCGCTGCTTCGCCTATGTATCATCTCAAAACTGTTCCGAATGCTCGTACCGTTTCTGGTCCTAGGACAACGGGAAGTGATGATGAATTAgattttgatgaagagTTTGCAGACGACGAAGAGGCACCCATTGTCGAAGGAAACGAGGAGgataataaacaattggaagagaaaatgaagaaagaaatgcTTACTGCCAATCTATTCGGTGAGGCTGAAGAGCCTAACTTCGAAGAGGAACAAGAGCGCCAGATATCTCACGAAGGCAAAAAGCTTCAACGTTATCTCAAATTACTCGAGAAAAATTTGGCGTATGAAagtgatgaagaagatgagaATCCCTATGCTTCACCCAATGAGGCTAGTAGTGAAGAAGAGGTActtaaagaagaagaagagttaCAGAAGCGTGAAGAAAAGGTTAAATCTCGTTTTTCAGCTTCCAAAGCTACTACACCCAAACCCACTGGTACCCCGAGTGCCAACTTGAGCCCTCAACATCCAGTTTCCCAACTCAGTTCGCCTTCGCAATCGTTTGTACAATCTAAACCTTCAGAGCCTATTGTTAAAGGTCCCGGATATGTTGTTTTTCGAATCTCGAGCGAAAAGCTCTCCCAGTTTGCTTCTGACTTTCCTCCTCTTCATCCTAAAATTGTTGCTACTCCTTCGTCGGAAGCGATTGTTGGAGCGGACGGGGGAGCTAATGTTAATACGGACGATTCTAATCTTATTACTGATGCTGAAGTCATACAAGCTCTCAAGAGTGGACCTATCACTATTAAAGATTTGATTCATCTATTTCACGCCAAATTCAAGGCAGACACCAGAAATCGTACGGTCATTCAGAAAGTTATTCGAAAAGTTGCCagatttgaaaacaaattgttGGTTTTGAAATGA
- the lsc2 gene encoding succinate-CoA ligase beta subunit Lsc2 has protein sequence MLSRSILRKSARTFTPHVQKRNLALHEYLSHDILRKFNVDVPRGGVAKSGEEAEKVAQKLGVSDLVVKAQVLAGGRGKGQFESGLRGGVRSVYDPTEAKMFSEQMIGHKLITKQTGPAGKPCNSVYVCERKYVRREYYFAILMNRDEQCPMIVASDQGGVDIEGVAAENPSAIIKRSLPNTPTLDRSIAEEVVTKLGFTPACKEQAIDSISKLYKVFNDCDATQVEINPLAETTDQKVLCMDAKLSFDDNAEFRHPDIFAERDITQEDPDEAQAGKVGLNFIKLDGSIGCLVNGAGLAMATMDIIKLHGGEPANFLDVGGNANAEAIRKAFSLITKDNKTTAIFVNIFGGIVRCDVIAQGLISVVSSLDLNIPIICRLQGTNQHAAKDVINNSGLRIFSFDDLDEAAQKACRYSRVVEMAREANVNVSFELPL, from the coding sequence ATGTTGTCAAGAAGCATTTTAAGAAAATCAGCACGTACTTTTACTCCTCACGTGCAGAAGCGTAACTTGGCTCTTCATGAGTATCTTTCACACGACATACTTCGCAAGTTTAACGTCGATGTGCCTCGTGGTGGTGTCGCCAAATCGGGCgaagaagctgaaaagGTAGCCCAGAAACTCGGCGTCAGTGACTTGGTAGTCAAGGCCCAAGTCTTGGCTGGTGGCCGTGGTAAAGGCCAATTTGAAAGCGGTCTTCGCGGTGGTGTTCGTTCCGTTTACGACCCTACTGAAGCAAAAATGTTTTCCGAGCAAATGATCGGCCATAAGCTTATCACCAAGCAAACTGGTCCTGCTGGTAAGCCTTGTAACAGTGTTTATGTCTGTGAACGTAAGTATGTTCGTCGTGAATATTATTTCGCTATTTTGATGAACCGTGATGAACAGTGTCCCATGATCGTCGCCTCTGATCAAGGTGGTGTCGATATCGAGGGTGTTGCTGCTGAAAACCCCAGTGCTATTATTAAACGCTCCCTTCCCAATACCCCTACCTTGGACCGCTCTATTGCAGAGGAGGTTGTCACCAAGCTTGGCTTCACTCCCGCCTGCAAAGAGCAAGCCATCGACTCTATTTCCAAGCTATACAAGGTTTTTAATGACTGTGATGCTACTCAAGTCGAAATTAACCCCCTTGCTGAAACTACCGATCAAAAGGTTCTTTGCATGGATGCTAAGCTTAGCTTCGATGATAATGCTGAATTCCGCCATCCCGATATCTTTGCCGAACGTGATATCACCCAAGAAGATCCTGATGAGGCTCAAGCTGGCAAGGTTGGTTTGAACTTTATTAAGTTAGATGGTAGCATCGGATGTCTTGTCAATGGTGCTGGTCTTGCCATGGCCACCATGGATATCATTAAGCTTCACGGCGGTGAGCCTGCTAACTTCTTGGATGTCGGTGGTAATGCTAATGCCGAAGCCATCCGTAAGGCATTCTCTCTTATTACCAAGGATAACAAGACTACTGCCATTTTTGTCAACATCTTTGGCGGTATCGTTCGCTGTGATGTTATTGCCCAAGGTCTTATTTCCGTTGTTTCTAGCTTAGACCTCAACATTCCCATCATTTGCCGTTTGCAAGGTACTAATCAACATGCCGCCAAGGACGTTATCAACAACTCTGGTCTTCgtattttctctttcgaCGATCTCGACGAAGCTGCTCAAAAAGCTTGCCGTTACAGCCGTGTCGTTGAGATGGCCCGTGAAGCTAATGTCAACGTTAGCTTTGAGCTCCCTCTTTGA